One window of the Methanocaldococcus vulcanius M7 genome contains the following:
- a CDS encoding TdeIII family type II restriction endonuclease, with protein sequence MPLSKDVIEKISIETIRVLKSRFDTISDGDIKIRNMPFHMAFLRAFYGKIGINDDNEALKFLTLSQWFHGLSTTLGQSYFENIAHILSNGEKKTFKNYKIKKSVRDKISEIINDLKSGERLPNVEEEDKELREATLKNSEYVNGLNFTADVYFEDRDKVVMIELKSVRPNAGEMRGEKQKILYGKAYMMETKPDKKVYYFIGFPYDPTENPENPCGYDKDRFMNSLIEFSKYFDKREVLIAEELWSFLSGEKKTMEKILDIINSIAKPDFKEKFDFINTFPFINQDRLYTKDAIDEQKFKKYIEILQEWKLYSEIECAKAVKELSLLKLPSKDRRIFERLINNSMFSSNNKYNENRRMKILELYKKYIKNTTQP encoded by the coding sequence ATGCCACTAAGTAAAGATGTCATAGAAAAAATTAGCATTGAGACAATAAGGGTATTAAAATCAAGATTTGATACAATATCAGATGGAGATATAAAAATAAGAAATATGCCATTCCATATGGCTTTTTTAAGGGCTTTTTATGGGAAGATTGGGATAAACGATGATAATGAAGCATTAAAGTTTTTAACTTTATCACAGTGGTTTCATGGATTAAGCACAACGTTGGGGCAGAGCTACTTTGAAAATATTGCTCATATTTTATCTAACGGTGAAAAAAAGACGTTTAAAAACTATAAAATTAAAAAAAGTGTTAGAGATAAAATATCTGAGATTATAAATGATTTAAAAAGTGGAGAAAGATTACCAAATGTGGAAGAGGAAGATAAAGAGTTAAGAGAAGCAACTTTAAAAAATTCTGAATATGTAAATGGACTGAACTTTACAGCAGATGTTTATTTTGAAGATAGGGATAAAGTTGTCATGATTGAGTTAAAAAGTGTTAGACCAAATGCCGGAGAAATGAGGGGAGAAAAACAGAAAATTCTTTATGGAAAAGCTTATATGATGGAAACAAAACCAGACAAAAAAGTTTATTATTTTATTGGCTTTCCATATGATCCTACTGAAAATCCAGAAAATCCCTGTGGATATGATAAAGATAGATTTATGAATAGTTTGATAGAATTTTCCAAGTATTTTGATAAAAGAGAGGTTTTAATTGCAGAAGAGTTGTGGAGTTTTTTGTCTGGAGAAAAAAAGACGATGGAAAAAATATTGGATATTATTAATTCAATAGCAAAACCTGATTTTAAAGAAAAGTTTGATTTTATAAATACATTCCCATTTATTAATCAAGATAGATTGTACACCAAAGATGCCATTGATGAACAAAAATTCAAAAAATATATCGAAATTCTTCAAGAATGGAAACTTTATTCAGAAATCGAATGTGCAAAAGCTGTAAAAGAGCTGAGTTTATTAAAATTACCTTCAAAAGATAGAAGAATCTTTGAAAGATTGATCAACAATTCTATGTTTAGCAGTAATAACAAGTATAACGAGAACAGGAGGATGAAAATATTGGAACTATATAAAAAATACATAAAAAATACTACACAACCTTAA